From Carettochelys insculpta isolate YL-2023 chromosome 22, ASM3395843v1, whole genome shotgun sequence, one genomic window encodes:
- the LOC142024904 gene encoding E3 ubiquitin-protein ligase TRIM58-like isoform X2 — translation MERECWKWLLSYMKANVTLDPDTAHPVLVVSEDGRNVSRTDVLQDLPETPERFDTSHCVLGSEGFSSGRHYWEVEVGNGKYWALGVAKESVRRKGRVSPSLEEGIWAMELHGSKIKSSVYNFYASPRARLISSWNFRRIGVSLDYEAGQVAFFDADWKSVLYSFPPGSFSGERIRPYFWVQGSPLRLCS, via the exons ATGGAGAGGGAGTGTTGGAAGTGGTTGTTGTCATATATGAAGG CCAAcgtgactctggatccagacacaGCGCATCCCGTCCTCGTTGTGTCTGAGGACGGGAGAAACGTGAGCCGAACGGACGTGTTGCAGGACTTGCCTGAGACTCCTGAGCGATTTGACACAAGTCACTGTGTGCTGGGCTCTGAGGGGTTCAGCTCAGGGCGACattactgggaggtggaggtggggaatgGGAAATACTGGGCTTTGGGTGTAGCCAAAGAGTCTGTAAGGAGGAAGGGGCGGGTGAGCCCTAGCCTCGAGGAGGGGATCTGGGCCATGGAACTGCACGGGAGTAAAATTAAGAGCAGCGTGTACAATTTTTATGCCTCCCCTAGAGCACGTTTGATCTCCAGCTGGAATTTCAGGAGGATCGGGGTTTCTCTCGATTATGAAGCAGGACAGGTGGCATTTTTTGATGCTGACTGGAAGTCCGTGTTGTACTCATTCCCTCCTGGCTCTTTCAGTGGAGAGCGGATCCGCCCTTACTTCTGGGTGCAGGGATCCCCACTCAGGTTGTGCTCTTGA
- the LOC142024655 gene encoding E3 ubiquitin-protein ligase TRIM7-like: protein MGVGSVQERRKWGTIPAKYANVVLDLDTANPKLVLSADGKVVRMGNNPQSLAGNPSRFDLEPCVLGVEGFNSGRHFWVVESTAGSGWAVGVARQSVPRKSSLTFNPEKGIWAVLQIFGEFQIHTSPVSTVPLNGHPASIRVYLDYEAGLVAFYDAENETLIFNFTTSFEGEKIFPFFAVWGSRAEIRLVPPDAE from the exons atgggcgtggggtctgtgcaggagaggcGGAAGTGGG GGACTATTCCTGCCAAATATG ccaacGTGGTGCTGGACCTGGACACAGCAAACCCCAAGCTTGTCCTGTCTGCAGACGGAAAGGTTGTGAGGATGGGAAACAACCCCCAAAGCCTGGCTGGGAACCCCAGCAGATTTGATCTGGAGCCTTGTGTGCTGGGTGTGGAGGGATTCAACTCGGGGAGACACTTCTGGGTGGTAGAGTCCACAGCGGgatctggctgggctgtgggagtaGCCAGACAGTCTGTGCCTCGGAAGAGCAGTCTGACCTTTAATCCTGAGAAGGGGATCTGGGCTGTGCTTCAGATCTTCGGGGAGTTCCAGATTCACACTTCCCCAGTGAGCACCGTGCCCCTCAATGGGCATCCTGCGAGTATCCGGGTCTACCTGGACTATGAAGCAGGACTGGTGGCATTTTACGATGCTGAGAACGAGACTCTCATCTTCAATTTCACAACCTCCTTTGAGGGAGAGAAGATCTTCCCTTTCTTTGCGGTGTGGGGCTCCAGAGCTGAGATCAGGCTGGTTCCCCCAGATGCTGAGTAA